One window from the genome of Artemia franciscana chromosome 12, ASM3288406v1, whole genome shotgun sequence encodes:
- the LOC136034020 gene encoding surfeit locus protein 6 homolog — translation MKVNSKQKHASSRNDSAGWQDLDVKPNIEDLCIKTAQIQKGTLEFNKIEFGRQTEDEKAKFKKKRKLSRDPFKALSKLEETKDRIKRLEEQGKLHIAESIVNRRAWQAALLKSEGLKVKDNIDLVRKSVKRKLNQKEKSRKNWQQRIKAQEHAKETKQKKRRENIKKKKDQKKQKQLKKLVKKGRYVKGVI, via the exons ATGAAGGTCAACAGTAAGCAGAAGCATGCTTCCTCTAGAAATGATAGTGCTGGTTGGCAGGATCTGGATGTGAAACCCAACATTGAGGATCTTTGCATCAAAACTGCACAAATACAAAAAGGAACCCTCGAATTCAACAAAATTGAATTTGGAAGACAAACAGAGGATGAAAAAGCCAAGtttaaaaagaaacgaaaactTTCAAGAGATCCTTTCAAAGCTCTGAGTAAACTAGAAGAAACTAAGGACAGAATAAAGCGTTTAGAGGAACAAGGAAAGCTCCACATTGCTGAAAGCATTGTTAATAGACGAGCGTGGCAAGCGGCTCTGCTCAAATCTGAAGGGTTGAAG GTGAAGGATAATATTGATCTAGTTCGAAAATCAGTAAAGAGGAAGTTAAACCAGaaagaaaaaagcagaaaaaattgGCAACAAAGAATAAAAGCTCAAGAGCATGCTAAGGAAACCAAGCAGAAGAAGCGGCGGGAGAAtatcaaaaagaagaaagaccaaaagaaacaaaaacagttgaaaaaattagttaaaaaaggGAGATATGTAAAGGGAGTTATTTGA